From the Glandiceps talaboti chromosome 12, keGlaTala1.1, whole genome shotgun sequence genome, one window contains:
- the LOC144443324 gene encoding repulsive guidance molecule A-like — protein MLARAYRAAKASEFLSARTVWKGMGRRRFCSLAVRPSHIVVHVLILATLINTVNSECKVRKCSEDYSESIDNNISAAEQCAALRAYKECADKAARGCRGDLNFHSIVTLTSDLMKDNNCSHVSPPDEHTSHPRPPKAGDDHCTSHAINGRRGPYKHCGLFGDPHLRTFNDVFETCKVAGAWPLIDNTYLAVQVTNVPLVEGSSATATDKLTVIIKDHSECTEQKLYQAQTGNLPAAFVDGTTRSGRSLLIKEIVAGEHVEILAKYISTRIVVRQVGRYLTFAIRMPSDLVNTSKKDGLELCVKGCPTREKIDFMDVIPSPNEIRDNSGIVMTKETAIAKCNEANVTEFYFDSCVFDLITTGDVNFTMAARKALTDFKELLPNASIQQTRTTSPWTKNRTVTVVYSRAPPRTTLTWTYLVYILLVHCIISLIANWRTNFVALLI, from the exons AGCATATCGTGCAGCCAAAGCGAGTGAGTTTCTGTCAGCCCGTACTGTATGGAAGGGTATGGGGAGAAGGCGTTTTTGCAGCTTGGCTGTTCGCCCGTCACACATCGTAGTACATGTTCTGATTCTAGCGACACTTATTAACACAG TGAACTCTGAGTGTAAAGTTCGGAAGTGTTCCGAAGATTATTCCGAAAGCATTGACAATAATATATCGGCGGCCGAACAGTGTGCTGCGTTACGGGCCTACAAGGAGTGTGCGGACAAAGCAGCCCGTGGATGTCGTGGCGATCTCAACTTCCATTCGATAGTGACTCTAACTTCGGATTTAATGAAAGACAACAATTGCTCACACGTTTCTCCTCCTGACGAGCACACATCGCACCCACGGCCTCCAAAGGCAGGGGATGATCATTGTACCTCTCATGCCATTAATGGCCGCCGTGGTCCTTACAAACATTGTGGACTATTTGGAGACCCTCACTTGAGAACGTTCAACGACGTCTTTGAGACGTGTAAAGTTGCAGGTGCCTGGCCTTTAATTGACAATACATACTTAGCTGTGCAAGTTACTAATGTGCCTTTAGTGGAGGGTTCAAGTGCCACAGCCACGGACAAG TTGACCGTCATAATTAAAGACCATTCGGAGTGTACAGAACAAAAACTTTACCAAGCACAGACGGGGAATTTACCGGCTGCGTTTGTTGACGGAACTACCCGGAGCGGGAGGAGTCTGTTAATAAAGGAGATAGTCGCGGGAGAGCATGTAGAAATATTggcaaaatatatttcaacGAGGATTGTTGTGCGCCAAGTTGGACGTTATTTAACCTTTGCAATTCGTATGCCAAGTGACCTTGTGAACACGAGTAAAAAGGACGGACTCGAGTTGTGTGTGAAAGGGTGTCCTACTCGAGAAAAAATTGACTTCATGGATGTCATCCCGTCGCCAAATGAAATTCGGGATAATAGTGGGATTGTGATGACCAAGGAAACAGCTATTGCCAAATGCAACGAAGCCAATGTTACTGAGTTCTATTTCGACTCGTGTGTCTTTGACCTCATTACTACGGGTGATGTAAACTTTACCATGGCAGCTAGGAAAGCACTAACAGACTTCAAAGAATTGCTTCCAAATGCCAGTATTCAACAAACAAGGACTACTAGTCCGTGGACAAAGAACAGAACAGTAACTGTTGTTTATAGTAGGGCACCTCCAAGGACTACGCTGACATGGACTTATCTAGTCTATATTTTATTAGTTCattgtatcatttcattaaTAGCTAATTGGAGAACAAATTTTGTAGCAttactaatataa